Proteins from a single region of Candidatus Eisenbacteria bacterium:
- a CDS encoding DUF2169 domain-containing protein: protein MFAITNATRHAATATILTDADGRDVVLAVAKATFAIGRGRRLEPADPPTPLVRADEYRQKPGKSSLAAAGEFAFAKPRADVIVLGSARSPGGRPVTEMTVSIRVGAVAAKLDVTGDRLWKKGLMGVSPGKPERFAEMPLVWERAYGGACPAKDGEGLDSFRANPVGRGYWLTDKDAADQPMPNLEWPDDPLKKLASRPAPACFAFVSPDWEPRASLAGTHDAKWEKSRMPLLPEDFDPGFFNVAPAALQAAKYFAGGEPVKLEGLHAEGEVAFELPRDRIDVQLLTPGDRLDTHPAVLDTVVIDADKGLVQLVWRACVRAPDPLTRLQHVRIRSEKFPAPEETAEAAPAGAGGGRG, encoded by the coding sequence ATGTTCGCCATCACGAACGCCACCCGCCACGCCGCCACCGCGACGATCCTGACGGACGCCGACGGCCGCGACGTCGTGCTCGCCGTCGCCAAGGCGACGTTCGCGATCGGCCGCGGGCGGCGCCTCGAGCCGGCCGACCCGCCGACGCCGCTCGTGCGCGCCGACGAGTACCGGCAGAAGCCGGGCAAGTCGAGCCTCGCGGCGGCCGGCGAGTTCGCGTTCGCCAAGCCGCGCGCCGACGTGATCGTGCTGGGCAGCGCGCGCTCGCCGGGCGGCCGGCCCGTGACCGAGATGACCGTTTCGATCCGCGTCGGCGCCGTCGCGGCCAAGCTCGACGTGACCGGCGACCGCCTGTGGAAGAAGGGCCTGATGGGCGTCTCGCCCGGCAAGCCGGAGCGCTTCGCCGAGATGCCGCTCGTCTGGGAGCGCGCCTACGGCGGCGCCTGCCCGGCGAAGGACGGCGAGGGCCTCGACAGCTTCCGCGCGAATCCCGTCGGCCGCGGCTACTGGCTGACCGACAAGGACGCAGCCGACCAGCCGATGCCGAACCTCGAGTGGCCGGACGATCCGCTCAAGAAGCTCGCGAGCCGCCCCGCGCCTGCGTGCTTCGCGTTCGTCTCGCCCGACTGGGAGCCGCGCGCGTCGCTCGCGGGCACGCACGACGCGAAGTGGGAGAAGTCGCGGATGCCGCTCCTGCCCGAGGACTTCGACCCGGGCTTCTTCAACGTCGCGCCCGCCGCGCTCCAGGCGGCGAAGTACTTCGCGGGCGGCGAGCCGGTGAAGCTCGAGGGCCTGCACGCCGAGGGCGAGGTCGCCTTCGAGCTGCCGCGCGACCGGATCGACGTGCAGCTGCTGACGCCGGGCGACCGGCTCGACACGCACCCGGCCGTGCTCGACACCGTCGTGATCGACGCCGACAAGGGGCTCGTGCAGCTGGTCTGGCGCGCGTGCGTGCGCGCGCCCGATCCGCTCACGCGCCTGCAGCACGTGCGCATCCGCAGCGAGAAGTTCCCGGCGCCCGAGGAGACGGCCGAGGCCGCTCCCGCCGGGGCAGGAGGCGGCCGTGGCTGA
- the tssI gene encoding type VI secretion system tip protein VgrG produces MPDKQQFYSLQIEGLSSELRVVRFRGTEGISELFEFEVDFVSDDPAIDFEGTVGKPALLEMQTNDDPRCVHGIVASIEEYGVGPKFTNYSVTIVPALWTFGLRKDSCIYQAMNVPDVIKDILTSGGFSSGSDFELRLAAGYPKLEYCVQYRESDLEFVTRLMEETGIFYFFEHTSDGHLLVLADDPGKHADIAGNAVLDFRAVDTGMQSDKEEVSALRYSRSLRTGSVAMRSFNFEKTALTLETTSKADADADYVDYDYDGRYVAEGAGKDLAKIRQESYAVTRRVLTGSSNCRHLTAGYKFGVQEHPRDEFNSDFVLVRVKHAGEQPQAAGADAMGAGAGQRAYVNAFEAIPADVPFRPAQTTERGLVEGPQTATVTGPAGEEIHCDAHGRVKVKFHWDRYGKADDKASVWIRVAQSHRLGDIAIPRIGEEVIVDFLEGDPDQPIITGHVYNGTRPFPYSLPGDKTKSSFKTYSSPGGGGFNELRFEDASGSEEVFMHAQKDMNVKTLHDKTEDIGNDYTHNVGHDETREVKHDRFRKVGNNEAVDIAKDQLIKIGADRTEAVAGNESVKIDKNLTHEAVGTRSETTGKERTTSVGAKDTLSVGDDQEVSVGAGQSISVKKDYSLSVDGDISVETKGKHETSSDGKYGVDAKKDVEIKSGKKIKIEGTNEIKLECGSASITLKKSGDIEIKGKKIDMKADGDIQIKGSKVSEN; encoded by the coding sequence ATGCCGGACAAACAACAGTTCTACTCGCTCCAGATCGAAGGCCTGTCGTCGGAGCTGCGCGTCGTGCGCTTCCGCGGCACCGAGGGCATCTCGGAGCTGTTCGAGTTCGAAGTGGACTTCGTCAGCGACGACCCGGCCATCGACTTCGAGGGCACGGTCGGAAAACCGGCGCTGCTCGAGATGCAGACCAACGACGACCCGCGATGCGTGCACGGCATCGTCGCGAGCATCGAGGAGTACGGTGTCGGCCCGAAGTTCACGAACTACTCGGTGACCATCGTGCCCGCGCTGTGGACGTTCGGGCTGCGCAAGGACTCCTGCATCTACCAGGCGATGAACGTGCCGGACGTCATCAAGGACATCCTCACCTCGGGCGGGTTCTCGAGCGGTTCCGACTTCGAGCTGCGCCTGGCGGCGGGCTACCCGAAGCTCGAGTATTGCGTCCAGTACCGCGAGTCCGACCTCGAGTTCGTCACGCGGCTCATGGAAGAGACGGGCATCTTCTACTTCTTCGAACACACGAGCGACGGACACCTGCTGGTGCTGGCCGACGACCCCGGCAAGCACGCCGACATCGCCGGCAACGCGGTGCTCGACTTCCGGGCGGTGGACACCGGCATGCAGTCGGACAAGGAGGAGGTGTCGGCGCTGCGCTACTCGCGCTCCCTGCGCACCGGTTCCGTCGCCATGCGCTCGTTCAACTTCGAGAAGACGGCGCTGACGCTGGAGACGACGTCCAAGGCCGACGCCGACGCCGACTACGTGGACTACGACTACGACGGACGCTACGTGGCGGAGGGCGCGGGCAAGGACCTGGCGAAGATCCGACAGGAGTCCTACGCCGTGACCCGGCGCGTGCTGACCGGATCGTCGAACTGCCGGCACCTGACGGCCGGCTACAAGTTCGGGGTCCAGGAACATCCGCGCGACGAATTCAACTCCGACTTCGTGCTGGTGCGCGTCAAGCACGCGGGGGAGCAGCCTCAGGCCGCCGGTGCCGACGCGATGGGTGCGGGCGCCGGACAGCGCGCCTACGTGAACGCCTTCGAGGCGATTCCCGCCGACGTCCCGTTCCGTCCGGCGCAGACGACCGAGCGCGGCCTCGTCGAGGGCCCGCAGACCGCCACGGTCACGGGGCCCGCCGGCGAGGAAATCCACTGCGACGCGCACGGCCGGGTGAAGGTCAAGTTCCACTGGGACCGCTACGGCAAGGCCGACGACAAGGCCTCGGTCTGGATCCGCGTCGCCCAGAGCCATCGCCTCGGGGACATCGCCATCCCGCGCATCGGCGAGGAGGTGATCGTGGACTTCCTCGAGGGCGATCCGGACCAGCCGATCATCACCGGGCACGTTTACAACGGCACGCGGCCATTCCCGTATTCGCTGCCCGGCGACAAGACCAAGTCGAGCTTCAAGACCTACTCCTCGCCCGGCGGAGGAGGCTTCAACGAGCTGCGCTTCGAGGACGCCTCCGGCAGCGAAGAGGTGTTCATGCACGCGCAGAAGGACATGAACGTCAAGACCCTGCACGACAAGACCGAGGACATCGGCAACGACTACACGCACAACGTCGGCCACGACGAGACGCGTGAGGTCAAGCACGACCGCTTCCGAAAGGTCGGCAACAACGAAGCGGTGGACATCGCGAAGGATCAGCTGATCAAGATCGGCGCCGACCGCACCGAGGCGGTGGCCGGCAACGAGTCGGTGAAGATCGACAAGAACCTCACGCACGAGGCCGTGGGCACGCGCAGCGAGACCACCGGCAAGGAGCGCACCACGTCGGTCGGCGCCAAGGACACGCTCAGCGTGGGCGACGACCAGGAAGTCAGCGTCGGCGCCGGCCAGTCGATCAGCGTCAAGAAGGACTACTCGCTCAGCGTGGACGGCGACATCTCCGTCGAGACGAAGGGCAAGCACGAGACGTCGTCCGACGGCAAGTACGGCGTGGACGCCAAGAAGGACGTCGAGATCAAGTCCGGAAAGAAGATCAAGATCGAGGGCACGAACGAGATCAAGCTCGAGTGCGGCAGCGCGAGCATCACGCTCAAGAAGAGCGGCGACATCGAGATCAAGGGCAAGAAGATCGACATGAAGGCCGACGGCGACATCCAGATCAAGGGCTCGAAGGTCTCCGAGAACTGA
- the tssH gene encoding type VI secretion system ATPase TssH, which yields MEVDLKQLPRKLNPTCRRTLEAALGRCMAAGHYELTAEHWLIQLLEDPGSDLMPILRHFEISQVVFQKTLQRALDQMKAGNPGRPVFSPLLTLLMKDAWINASITMGQPLIRSGVLFSTFIGAAGRYSGEDFSSMFDNVRFDELKRDMESICRTSRENGEIAEAAAVQGGAGGPAGSAPLGGGTGGESAIARFMTDFTAKAAKGEIDPVFGRDREIRQMIDILARRRKNNPIVVGEPGVGKTAVVEGLALRIAQGDVPDVLKNVRLLSLDLGLLQAGASVKGEFENRLKNVIAEVKGSTTPIITFIDEAHTLIGAGGAAGTGDAANLLKPALARGELRTIAATTWSEYKKYFEKDPALERRFQLVKLDEPSEADAVVMMRGLKDKYEAAHGIRILDEGIVAAARLSSRYIAGRQLPDKAVDLLDTAAARVKIGRATRPEAVDQLERTMQAHQREREALLGDARMRATQSGDRLAELDEELKKLGGERDALMKRFEREQAAVLKVLDLRGKIEAAAKGGGEAPPQAELDAALAELTAAQGDSPLVPLDVDARLVGGVVESWTGIPVGKMAQDEATSILQFKDRVASRLKGQDHAIDAVDRGLRASRAGLKNPGTPIGVFLFVGPSGVGKTELATIVADLMFGGERFLTSIAMSEFQEKHSTSRLIGTGPGYVGYGEGGVLTEAVRQRPYSVVLLDEVEKADPEVLNLFYQVFDKGVLADGEGRVIDFKNTVVFLTSNLATDTITQLCSSPVRPTREELVAAIRPALSQWFKPALLARMEIVPFLTLAPEFLREIVQLKLGKVAARLKDSHKMTLELDPKMIDVITKRCTEVETGARNIDHIITQTLLPMLSTALLERMALGPLPGAVRMTVAEDESFRLEFIESAK from the coding sequence ATGGAAGTCGACCTCAAGCAGCTGCCGCGCAAGCTGAACCCGACGTGCCGGCGCACCCTCGAGGCCGCGCTCGGCCGCTGCATGGCGGCCGGGCACTATGAGCTGACGGCCGAGCACTGGCTGATCCAGCTGCTCGAGGACCCGGGCTCGGACCTGATGCCGATCCTGAGGCACTTCGAGATCTCGCAGGTCGTCTTCCAGAAGACGCTGCAGCGCGCGCTCGACCAGATGAAGGCGGGCAACCCGGGGCGGCCGGTGTTCTCGCCGCTGCTCACGCTGCTGATGAAGGACGCGTGGATCAACGCCTCGATCACGATGGGCCAGCCGCTCATCCGCTCGGGCGTGCTGTTCTCGACGTTCATCGGCGCGGCCGGGCGCTACAGCGGCGAGGACTTCTCGTCCATGTTCGACAACGTCCGGTTCGACGAGCTCAAGCGCGACATGGAGTCCATCTGCAGGACCTCGCGCGAGAACGGCGAGATCGCCGAGGCGGCGGCGGTGCAGGGCGGCGCGGGCGGACCGGCCGGCAGCGCCCCGCTGGGGGGCGGCACCGGCGGCGAATCGGCGATCGCCCGCTTCATGACCGACTTCACCGCCAAGGCGGCGAAGGGCGAGATCGACCCGGTGTTCGGGCGCGACCGCGAGATCCGGCAGATGATCGACATCCTCGCGCGGCGCCGGAAGAACAACCCGATCGTGGTCGGCGAGCCGGGCGTGGGCAAGACCGCCGTGGTCGAGGGCCTGGCGCTGCGCATCGCGCAGGGCGACGTGCCCGACGTGCTCAAGAACGTGCGCCTGCTGTCGCTCGACCTGGGTCTGCTGCAGGCCGGCGCGAGCGTCAAGGGCGAGTTCGAGAACCGGCTCAAGAACGTCATCGCCGAGGTCAAGGGCTCGACCACGCCGATCATCACGTTCATTGACGAGGCGCACACGCTGATCGGCGCCGGCGGTGCCGCCGGCACCGGGGACGCGGCGAACCTGCTCAAGCCGGCGCTCGCGCGCGGCGAGCTGCGCACGATCGCCGCCACGACCTGGTCGGAGTACAAGAAGTACTTCGAGAAGGACCCGGCGCTCGAGCGGCGTTTCCAGCTCGTCAAGCTCGACGAGCCGAGCGAGGCCGACGCGGTCGTGATGATGCGCGGGCTCAAGGACAAGTACGAGGCGGCGCACGGCATCCGCATCCTCGACGAGGGCATCGTCGCGGCCGCGAGGCTTTCGAGCCGCTACATCGCCGGCCGCCAGCTTCCGGACAAGGCGGTGGATCTGCTCGACACCGCCGCGGCGCGAGTCAAGATCGGACGCGCGACCCGGCCCGAAGCGGTGGACCAGCTCGAGCGAACGATGCAGGCGCACCAGCGCGAGCGCGAGGCGCTGCTCGGCGACGCGCGCATGCGCGCCACGCAGAGCGGCGACCGTCTCGCGGAGCTGGACGAGGAGCTGAAGAAGCTCGGCGGGGAGCGCGACGCGCTGATGAAGCGCTTCGAGCGCGAGCAGGCGGCCGTGCTCAAGGTGCTCGACCTGCGCGGGAAGATCGAAGCGGCCGCGAAGGGCGGCGGCGAGGCGCCGCCGCAGGCCGAGCTCGACGCGGCGCTGGCCGAGCTGACCGCCGCGCAGGGCGATTCGCCGCTGGTTCCGCTGGACGTGGACGCGCGACTGGTCGGCGGAGTGGTCGAGAGCTGGACCGGCATCCCGGTCGGCAAGATGGCGCAGGACGAAGCCACCTCGATCCTGCAGTTCAAGGACCGGGTCGCGTCGCGGCTCAAGGGTCAGGATCACGCGATTGACGCCGTGGACCGCGGCCTGCGCGCCTCGCGCGCCGGGCTCAAGAACCCGGGCACGCCGATCGGCGTGTTCCTGTTCGTCGGCCCGAGCGGCGTCGGCAAGACCGAGCTGGCCACGATCGTCGCCGATCTCATGTTCGGCGGCGAGCGCTTCCTGACCTCGATCGCCATGTCGGAGTTCCAGGAGAAGCACAGCACCTCGCGCCTCATCGGCACGGGCCCGGGCTACGTCGGCTACGGCGAGGGCGGCGTCCTGACCGAGGCCGTGCGGCAGCGCCCGTACTCGGTGGTGCTGCTCGACGAGGTCGAGAAGGCCGACCCCGAGGTGCTGAACCTGTTCTACCAGGTGTTCGACAAGGGCGTGCTGGCCGACGGCGAGGGCCGCGTCATCGATTTCAAGAACACGGTCGTGTTCCTGACCAGCAACCTCGCGACCGACACGATCACCCAGCTGTGCAGCTCGCCGGTGCGGCCGACGCGCGAGGAGCTGGTCGCGGCCATCCGCCCGGCACTCTCGCAGTGGTTCAAGCCCGCGCTGCTGGCGCGCATGGAGATCGTTCCGTTCCTCACGCTCGCTCCGGAGTTCCTGCGCGAGATCGTGCAGCTCAAGCTGGGCAAGGTGGCCGCGCGCCTCAAGGACAGCCACAAGATGACGCTGGAGCTCGACCCGAAGATGATCGACGTCATCACGAAGCGCTGCACCGAGGTCGAGACGGGCGCCCGCAACATCGATCACATCATCACGCAGACGCTGCTGCCCATGCTGTCCACGGCCCTGCTCGAGCGCATGGCGCTGGGGCCGCTGCCGGGCGCCGTCCGCATGACGGTCGCCGAGGACGAATCGTTCCGGCTGGAGTTCATCGAGTCGGCGAAGTAG
- the tssG gene encoding type VI secretion system baseplate subunit TssG: MSEPLRHPAHAWDFHPLVRHLVERLKPRVGPGQPGRPEHERIRFVSNPSLGFPASEVESVEWSGREGEEVATVTVNFMGLQGQASPLPLTYAQELLWDLNEPEGRRQRDFLDLFNHRMVSLLFRARQKYRHAQRFERGGGDEFTARVLALAGLDDEAVRGASGASMQQVLRGLGVLANRHRSAAGLEDMLRACFPGIGVSVVSCVARRLGIPADQRLYLKPPRRTAPRRGDALSGLGRDTCLGTSRVDSSSAFRVSLGPMDFAEFRRFLPGEPDFTALARLTRLYVQDPLDFDVELRLRATQRPALSLDPREGLRLGQTTWIAPTDAREGATRLRVPAADAHANDETINAA; this comes from the coding sequence GTGAGCGAGCCGCTCCGCCATCCCGCGCACGCGTGGGACTTCCACCCGCTGGTGCGCCATCTCGTGGAGCGCCTGAAACCCCGCGTGGGGCCTGGCCAGCCGGGGCGCCCCGAGCACGAACGCATCCGGTTCGTCTCGAATCCGTCCCTCGGATTTCCCGCGTCCGAGGTCGAGTCGGTCGAGTGGAGCGGTCGCGAAGGCGAGGAGGTCGCGACCGTGACGGTGAACTTCATGGGGCTGCAGGGACAGGCATCGCCGCTGCCGCTGACCTATGCGCAGGAACTGCTCTGGGACCTGAACGAGCCCGAGGGCCGGCGCCAGCGCGACTTCCTGGACCTGTTCAACCACCGCATGGTGTCGCTGCTCTTCCGGGCGCGCCAGAAGTACCGCCACGCCCAGCGCTTCGAGCGCGGGGGCGGCGACGAGTTCACGGCCCGGGTGCTGGCGCTCGCCGGGCTCGACGACGAGGCGGTCCGCGGCGCGTCCGGGGCGAGCATGCAGCAGGTCCTGCGCGGGCTCGGCGTGCTGGCGAACCGTCACCGCAGCGCCGCGGGCCTCGAGGACATGCTGCGCGCCTGCTTCCCCGGCATCGGCGTGAGCGTGGTCTCGTGCGTCGCCCGCCGGCTGGGCATTCCCGCCGACCAGCGCCTGTACCTCAAGCCCCCGCGCCGGACGGCCCCGCGACGAGGCGACGCGCTCAGCGGGCTCGGGCGCGACACCTGCCTCGGCACGAGCCGCGTGGATTCCAGCTCGGCGTTCCGCGTCTCGCTCGGCCCCATGGACTTCGCCGAGTTCCGGCGCTTCCTGCCGGGCGAGCCCGACTTCACGGCGCTCGCAAGGCTGACGCGCCTCTACGTGCAGGACCCGCTCGACTTCGACGTCGAGCTGCGCCTGCGGGCCACGCAGCGCCCGGCATTGAGCCTCGACCCGCGCGAGGGGCTTCGCCTGGGTCAGACCACCTGGATCGCGCCCACCGACGCGCGCGAGGGCGCCACGCGCCTTCGCGTCCCCGCGGCGGACGCGCACGCGAACGACGAGACCATCAACGCCGCCTGA
- the tssF gene encoding type VI secretion system baseplate subunit TssF: MRFTYYDEELEYIRNLAREFGANHHEAAHLVEPGQDPDVERLLEGFAFLAAQVRQTLDDDFPELTHGLFNMLWPHFLRPVPSLAIEQFKGRQGALRHSLRVPRGAEVVSEESDSDLRFRYRTCWDVRVQPLELDSAAIETTRRGESSLVLQFALHPNVKFDSLDLPSLRLYLHEDVRHSWQLHYHLLRRVAEATATADAGDGPVPLRLEPVGFSREEAVLPHRDGVPMGHRLLQEYFVFPQKFGFVDLCGLEALRGDQVKSRFTVRIVFDGESESGMRVAKDDIRLHCAPVLNLFTHETEPVTLEATRARYALRPQGADRSRLDIWSVDSMSVRGTDRVDREIPWFYSFSPDVFRESPAYFSVRRQVAPDGESFLTWATVVEASGDPHPIGEGTATFEITCTNGRGVAALEAGVLKGVTDTSPTGATFENITKPTPQIEVPQRIGLLWRLLSLMSLNHLRFASAETLSLTLELMASLNAGTATGDKGFGAGGQDERAAREIQRRIRAIRTVDAKPVERIHGGGMIRGSRITVAVDPQPFEGIGALHLFGCVLDEFFASHATINTFTQLDLRHDESRLPLQWPPRLGQERL, translated from the coding sequence GTGCGCTTCACGTACTACGACGAGGAGCTCGAGTACATCCGCAATCTCGCGCGCGAGTTCGGCGCGAACCATCACGAGGCGGCGCACCTCGTCGAGCCCGGGCAGGACCCCGACGTCGAGCGGCTGCTCGAGGGCTTCGCGTTCCTCGCGGCCCAGGTGAGGCAGACGCTCGACGACGATTTTCCCGAGCTCACGCACGGGCTCTTCAACATGCTCTGGCCGCACTTCCTGCGGCCGGTGCCGTCGCTCGCGATCGAGCAGTTCAAGGGGCGCCAGGGGGCGCTGCGCCATTCGCTCCGCGTGCCGCGCGGCGCCGAGGTCGTGAGCGAGGAGTCGGATTCGGACCTGCGCTTCCGTTACCGCACGTGCTGGGACGTGCGCGTTCAGCCGCTGGAGCTGGATTCGGCGGCGATCGAGACGACGCGCCGGGGCGAGTCGAGCCTGGTGCTGCAGTTCGCCCTGCACCCGAACGTCAAGTTCGACTCGCTCGACCTGCCGAGCCTGCGGCTCTACCTGCACGAGGACGTGCGCCACTCCTGGCAGCTTCACTACCACCTGCTTCGGCGGGTGGCCGAGGCGACCGCCACCGCCGACGCCGGCGACGGTCCGGTGCCGTTGCGGCTCGAGCCCGTCGGCTTTTCGCGCGAGGAGGCGGTGCTTCCGCACCGTGACGGCGTGCCGATGGGGCACCGCCTGCTGCAGGAGTACTTCGTCTTCCCGCAGAAGTTCGGGTTCGTGGACCTGTGCGGACTCGAGGCCCTGCGCGGCGACCAGGTGAAGTCGCGCTTCACGGTGCGCATCGTGTTCGACGGCGAGTCCGAATCCGGCATGCGCGTGGCCAAGGACGACATCCGCCTGCACTGCGCGCCGGTGCTGAACCTGTTCACGCACGAGACGGAGCCGGTGACGCTCGAGGCGACGCGCGCGCGCTACGCGCTTCGGCCGCAGGGCGCCGACCGTTCGCGGCTCGACATCTGGTCGGTGGACTCGATGTCGGTGCGCGGCACCGACCGCGTGGATCGCGAGATTCCGTGGTTCTACTCGTTTTCTCCCGACGTCTTCCGCGAGTCGCCGGCCTACTTCAGCGTCCGGCGCCAGGTCGCGCCCGACGGCGAGAGCTTCCTCACCTGGGCGACCGTGGTCGAGGCGAGCGGCGACCCGCACCCGATCGGCGAGGGCACGGCGACGTTCGAGATCACGTGCACGAACGGGCGCGGCGTCGCCGCGCTCGAAGCCGGCGTGCTCAAGGGGGTGACCGACACGAGCCCGACCGGCGCGACGTTCGAGAACATCACCAAGCCGACCCCGCAGATCGAGGTGCCGCAGCGGATCGGCCTGCTGTGGCGGCTGCTGTCGCTGATGAGCCTGAACCACCTGCGGTTCGCGTCGGCCGAAACGCTCTCGCTCACGCTCGAGCTGATGGCGTCCCTGAACGCCGGCACCGCGACCGGCGACAAGGGCTTCGGCGCCGGCGGGCAGGACGAACGCGCGGCCCGCGAGATCCAGCGCCGCATCCGCGCGATCCGCACGGTGGACGCGAAACCGGTCGAGCGCATCCATGGCGGCGGGATGATCCGCGGGTCGCGGATCACGGTGGCGGTGGATCCGCAGCCGTTCGAAGGCATCGGGGCGCTGCACCTGTTCGGCTGCGTGCTCGACGAGTTCTTCGCCTCGCACGCGACGATCAACACCTTCACGCAGCTCGACCTTCGTCACGACGAGAGCCGGCTGCCGCTGCAGTGGCCGCCGCGGCTCGGGCAGGAGCGGCTGTGA
- the tssE gene encoding type VI secretion system baseplate subunit TssE gives MARELSLLDRIKHPDREDRRSVDPDAGRLAQSVLRNLERLLNSRHGSAPTCLDYGIPSLEDVMHGGSDSLRDLTGEIKRSIEDYEPRLRNVRVRLVPKGEEATLLRFDITAELVLGGRRSRVHFETRVENSGHLSVKE, from the coding sequence GTGGCCCGCGAACTCAGCCTGCTCGATCGCATCAAGCACCCGGACCGCGAGGACCGGCGGTCGGTGGACCCCGACGCCGGCCGGCTCGCGCAGTCCGTGCTGCGCAACCTCGAGCGCCTGCTGAACTCGCGCCACGGCAGCGCCCCGACGTGCCTGGACTACGGCATCCCGAGCCTCGAGGACGTCATGCACGGAGGCTCGGACTCGCTGCGCGACCTGACGGGCGAGATCAAGCGCAGCATCGAGGACTACGAACCACGCCTTCGCAACGTGCGCGTCCGCCTCGTCCCGAAGGGGGAGGAGGCCACGCTGCTGCGCTTCGACATCACCGCGGAGCTGGTCCTCGGCGGCCGGCGCTCGCGCGTGCACTTCGAGACCCGGGTCGAGAACTCCGGCCACCTGAGCGTGAAGGAGTAG
- the hcp gene encoding type VI secretion system tube protein Hcp codes for MAETVHLYLKSNGSDIQGESSQTSLGRENSIECVHFETAVKTARETGSGMATGRRQHEPIHILKRIDKASPLLAKALCNNEVIEGTFKFFRPNPTGDGTTEQFYTVEIKKGRVASQKQWVPDTINPASTNMPPMEEVSFVFHTITWTYENGGVTHQDTWDAQR; via the coding sequence ATGGCTGAAACCGTCCACCTGTACCTCAAGTCCAACGGCAGCGACATCCAGGGCGAGAGCTCGCAGACCTCGCTGGGACGCGAGAACAGCATCGAGTGCGTGCACTTCGAGACCGCGGTCAAGACCGCGCGCGAGACCGGCAGCGGCATGGCGACCGGCCGCCGGCAGCACGAGCCGATCCACATCCTCAAGCGGATCGACAAGGCGTCGCCTTTGCTGGCGAAGGCGCTGTGCAACAACGAGGTCATCGAGGGCACGTTCAAGTTCTTCCGCCCGAACCCGACCGGCGACGGGACGACCGAGCAGTTCTACACGGTCGAGATCAAGAAGGGCCGCGTCGCGAGCCAGAAGCAGTGGGTGCCGGACACGATCAATCCGGCTTCCACGAACATGCCGCCGATGGAGGAAGTGTCGTTCGTTTTCCACACGATCACGTGGACCTACGAGAACGGCGGCGTCACGCACCAGGACACCTGGGACGCGCAGCGCTAA